From a single Thermothielavioides terrestris NRRL 8126 chromosome 1, complete sequence genomic region:
- a CDS encoding uncharacterized protein (Contains conserved domain: pfam10516, SHNi-TPR.), translated as MATPAPASGVSTPLELNPEETDKSLRVSLADLCAKAAAHYAHKQYDEAAEVYAQAAEMQAEMNGEMNPENAEILFLYGRALFKVGQSKSDVLGGKAPEAKKQAKPKPAKVAKPTNGSAPATAEKKDDAVAVTGSSAPASAEAEHKLDEVVAENVAQEAAKKQETRGASIAEQKRPLFHFEGDENLVDSEEDEETEEGEGEEEEEEEEDDLAVAFEVLDLARVLLNKRLESAQADDEAQQGKGKGKESAEVGESATVRHIKERLADTHDLLAEISLENERYASAITDSRASLKYKEELYPFESEIIAEAHYKLSLALEFASVTKSPEDDDDDADTTTTNNNNNTVDQALRDEAAAELEAAINSTKAKLQAKEVELATLHSPEDNEAARRQIADGKEVLADMEQRLADLRQPPVDLKAALGIPSAAGGLQLLQAGEVVSASVSEELRQKATDLTGLVRRKRKAEDDVEARAGNGSGGGGGGLEVKKKPREADVQTAA; from the exons ATGGCGACGCCCGCGCCTGCGTCCGGCGTGTCGACGCCGCTCGAGCTCAACCCGGAAGAGACTGACAAGAGCCTTCGCGTGTCGCTCGCCGACCTCtgcgccaaggccgccgcgcaCTATGCCCACAAGCAATATGatgaggccgccgaggtgtacgcccaggccgccgagatgcAGGCCGAGATGAACGGCGAGATGAACCCCGAGAACGCCGAGATCCTGTTCCTCTACGGACGCGCCCTGTTCAAGGTTGGCCAGAGCAAGAGCGACGTGCTCGGCGGTAAGGCCCCAGAGGCGAAGAAGCAAGCCAAGCCGAAGCCGGCCAAGGTGGCCAAGCCCACCAACGGGAGCGCgcccgccacggccgagaagaaggacgacgcggtcgcggtcACCGGCTCCTCGGCACCTGcgagcgccgaggcggagcaCAAGTTGGATGAGGTCGTCGCTGAGAATGTTGCTCAGGAGGCAGCGAAAAAGCAAGAGACAAGGGGGGCATCGATAGCCGAGCAGAAGAGGCCTCTCTTCCActtcgagggcgacgagaaCCTTGTTGACTCCGAGGAAGATGAGGAGACtgaggagggcgagggtgaagaagaggaggaggaggaggaagacgatcTTGCGGTAGCCTTCGAAGTTCTCGACCTGGCCCGCGTCCTGCTCAACAAGCGCCTCGAGTCCGCCCAAGCAGACGACGAAGCGCAGCaaggcaagggcaagggcaaggagtccgccgaggtcggcgaatCTGCCACGGTCAGGCACATCAAGGAGCGCCTGGCCGACACGCACGATCTCCTTGCGGAAATCTCGCTCGAGAACGAGAG GTACGCAAGCGCCATCACAGACTCGCGCGCGTCGCTCAAGTACAAAGAGGAGCTGTACCCCTTCGAGTCCGAGATCATCGCCGAAGCGCACTACAAGCTCTCCCTAGCACTCGAGTTCGCCTCGGTCACCAAGTCGcccgaagacgacgacgacgacgccgacaccaccaccaccaacaacaacaacaacacagTCGAccaggcgctgcgcgacgaggccgcggccgagctcgaggccgccaTCAACAGCACCAAGGCCAAGCTGCAGGCCAAGGAGGTCGAGCTGGCGACGCTGCACAGCCCGGAGGACAACGAGGCCGCGCGCCGGCAGATCGCCGACGGCAAGGAGGTGCTGGCCGACATGgagcagcgcctcgccgacctgcgccagccccccgtcGACCTCAAGGCCGCGCTGGGCATTccttccgccgccggcggcct ccagctgctgcaggcgggcgaggtggtTTCCGCGTCCGTCTCGGAGGAGCTGAGGCAGAAGGCCACCGATCTGACCGGTCTGGTGCGGAGGAAGCGCAAGGCGGAGGACGACGTCGAGGCGCGTGCCGGgaacggcagcggcggtggcggcggtgggctgGAGGTGAAGAAGAAGCCGAGGGAGGCGGACGTGCAGACCGCCGCCTAA